A single region of the Drosophila takahashii strain IR98-3 E-12201 chromosome 2R, DtakHiC1v2, whole genome shotgun sequence genome encodes:
- the LOC108059017 gene encoding ribonuclease kappa-B, with product MVCGRKCCLFCLFMSCWAFVMLNLLGIFFYIRSLNLLESLPLPHHFNSRKEFQEQADAAYLEVSIRCFVAAVVYLGFIIISIVAIRRDIKKRKRLYKRGPLRPLR from the coding sequence ATGGTTTGTGGCCGAAAGTGCTGTTTGTTTTGCCTGTTCATGAGCTGCTGGGCCTTCGTGATGCTGAATCTCCTGGGCATTTTCTTCTATATCCGGTCACTGAATCTGCTGGAATCCCTGCCCCTGCCCCACCACTTCAACAGTCGGAAGGAATTTCAGGAGCAGGCCGACGCGGCCTACCTCGAAGTGTCCATCCGATGCTTTGTGGCCGCCGTCGTCTATCTGGGATTCATAATCATCTCGATAGTGGCCATCCGCCGTGACATCAAGAAGAGGAAGCGGCTCTACAAACGAGGTCCTCTGCGACCCCTTCGCTGA
- the Paip1 gene encoding polyadenylate-binding protein-interacting protein 1 isoform X3, giving the protein MSATLTELASPTLADVTTLDFKGEFFESNAAANAMSCRAPFQPDDQYEQLRRPNAGGAGGVAMPGLEQQAHLFGDYAGAQGYGQVGGGYQQQQQLPVQAQTLSDLSKLSAAATIFIPRAAAPPQQQQSRHQQYQQAGGSGGSGGAGAPYGQQQQQRYVNGYKHHHQQQHHQQPHYNHHHNHQQKFNNDMQKLTNSVQNRLHLNSQQGSAGNYYQQQQQQQQTQPHHQQAHHQQQQHNHQQQQYFQNQNQQQQPSTSSAAASSSSSNSSQPDMATIALEYLDTVIHCLNQNPGQFDTIASRFLTIFDGMENNQFVLSIAMEDIFEKSIEQPNFRYMGAKLYNLLHMLNPKPDSLFHTLLKCKLDYHQEEVTKYMRSNEQQKVRETALFLAELYMQLRGDDDSRIQLIAVNIVYSLSKLLASESNENVRCLCQTLKLAGYDLSADCPKDMLEIITALQAIELKSPGKYAMAASVIALQQNNWGRKVSNALGGDEDTVAEPPRLSDEPVFYGPDGRELTAEETDFLATEDGEGSDADDFDGDGGELEMDAEMDEETERAYKEFCKQGKQKT; this is encoded by the exons atgtcCGCGACCCTGACGGAATTGGCGTCCCCGACGCTCGCAGACGTAACCACGCTGGATTTCAAAGGCGAAT TTTTCGAGTCCAACGCCGCCGCCAACGCAATGTCATGCCGCGCCCCCTTCCAGCCCGACGACCAGTATGAGCAGCTGCGCCGGCCAAATGCCGGAGGAGCCGGCGGAGTGGCCATGCCGGGCCTGGAGCAGCAGGCCCACCTATTTGGGGATTATGCCGGTGCCCAGGGCTACGGCCAGGTGGGTGGTggctaccagcagcagcagcagctgccggTGCAGGCGCAAACTTTGTCTGATTTGTCCAAGCTGTCGGCCGCCGCCACCATCTTCATCCCGCGGGCGGCTGctccgccgcagcagcagcagtcgcgCCATCAGCAGTACCAGCAGGCTGGTGGATCGGGTGGCTCCGGAGGAGCTGGAGCTCCCTacgggcagcagcagcagcagcggtaTGTGAACGGCTACAAGCAccaccatcagcagcagcaccaccagcagccgCACTACAACCATCACCACAACCATCAGCAGAAGTTCAACAACGATATGCAGAAGCTAACGAATTCCGTGCAGAATCGGCTGCACTTGAACAGCCAGCAGGGCTCGGCTGGCAACTactatcagcagcagcagcagcagcag CAGACACAGCCGCACCACCAGCAGgcgcaccaccagcagcagcagcacaaccaccagcagcagcagtattTCCAGAATCagaaccaacagcagcagccatCCACTTCGTCCGCGGCggcctcctcgtcgtcctcgAACTCTTCGCAGCCGGACATGGCCACCATTGCACTGGAGTATCTCGATACAGTCATACATTGCCTTAACCAG AATCCGGGCCAATTTGATACGATTGCATCACGCTTCCTGACCATTTTCGACGGCATGGAGAACAACCAGTTCGTGCTCTCCATCGCCATGGAGGACATTTTCGAGAAGTCGATCGAGCAGCCGAACTTCCGGTACATGGGCGCCAAGCTGTACAACCTGCTGCACATGCTCAACCCGAAGCCGGACTCGCTGTTCCACACGCTGCTCAAGTGCAAGCTGGACTACCACCAGGAGGAGGTGACCAAGTATATGCGCTCGAATGAGCAGCAGAAGGTCCGCGAGACGGCGCTCTTCCTGGCCGAGCTCTACATGCAGTTGCGCGGCGACGACGATTCGCGCATCCAGTTGATCGCCGTGAATATCGTTTATTCGCTGAGCAAGCTGCTGGCCAGCGAGAGCAACGAGAACGTGCGCTGCCTGTGCCAGACCCTCAAGCTGGCCGGCTACGATCTGTCGGCCGACTGCCCCAAGGACATGCTGGAGATCATCACGGCCCTGCAGGCGATCGAGCTGAAGTCGCCGGGCAAGTACGCCATGGCGGCCAGTGTGATTGCCCTGCAGCAGAACAACTGGGGCCGCAAGGTGTCGAACGCTTTGGGCGGCGATGAGGATACTGTGGCCGAACCGCCGCGGCTGAGCGATGAGCCAGTGTTCTACGGGCCCGATGGCCGCGAACTGACCGCCGAGGAGACCGACTTCCTGGCCACCGAGGACGGCGAGGGCAGCGATGCCGACGACTTCGATGGCGATGGCGGCGAGCTGGAAATGGACGCCGAGATGGACGAGGAGACCGAGCGCGCCTACAAGGAGTTCTGCAAGCAGGGCAAGCAGAAGACCTAG
- the NtR gene encoding neuronal acetylcholine receptor subunit alpha-6, with product MKSLIKCSLAFCCLCLALIDPAESELPPNRFNISFAQLDSCESYSVPNTGYGYRKFYVLHELNNNNQREGERLHLKFYVLTSMDAHILLSVTSHPRINDRVYEIVIGAGGNTFSAIRTSMGVRRVATSQEAHLVSLYEPTPIEIVQTQNGELFVYIPGFKQEPLMQFIDEAPLTVNYLSFSSFGSNTARWFYDCGFDGYDKEIDPEVHEVTAAEKLLNRLNFLAENATVPANLSSILFHFQTRSLAYEQTNSLLQTRMHMMMHWQDNRLGWNPQEFGGLKSFEHRDLRIWTPHLNVLNGALQSMGEVLRSYELRIFANGSITLYANNLQLTSWCVDSARNWPNERVTCDIELGLITQEGQENLALIYDAKRRPIAPNEHVNMPSGWSFSEVSVVQVDSDSARRYNPKGVLQKMAGDVAIEFTLQRNRSFYMVVFYLPLIACQMFLIMSFVLRSTRRSALILIALLITAWGLMYMTRHASPHYVPPLMTAYKAVMMVTTYCYILHICIIWLELYPPRSKAPDFLVALINSNALRCILGLRFADSNDYCDIQENPWRHLAKILNNLSSLLVIFTFALVDVTSGV from the exons ATGAAAAGCCTTATCAAGTGCTCTTTGGCTTTCTGCTGCCTTTGCCTGGCACTGATCGATCCGGCGGAATCCGAATTACCGCCCAACAGATTTAACATTAGCTTCGCCCAGCTGGATTCCTGTGAAAGCTACTCGGTTCCAAATACAGGATATGGCTACCGGAAATTCTACGTGCTCCACGAgctgaacaacaacaaccaaagGGAAGGGGAGCGGCTGCACTTGAAATTTTACGTCCTGACCTCCATGGATGCACACATCCTGCTCTCGGTGACGAGTCATCCGCGTATAAATGATCGCGTTTACGAGATCG TGATAGGCGCCGGCGGAAATACGTTTTCCGCAATCCGTACCTCCATGGGAGTGAGACGAGTGGCGACGAGTCAAGAAGCGCACTTGGTTTCACTGTACGAGCCAACGCCAATTGAGATTGTCCAGACACAGA ATGGCgagttgtttgtttacatACCCGGCTTCAAGCAGGAGCCTCTGATGCAGTTCATCGACGAGGCGCCACTGACCGTCAACTATCTGAGTTTCAGCTCCTTTGGTTCTAATACAGCGCGGTGGTTCTACGACTGCGGCTTCGATGGTTATG aCAAGGAAATAGACCCAGAGGTGCACGAAGTAACTGCAGCTGAAAAACTCCTGAACCGATTGAACTTCCTGGCGGAGAATGCCACCGTGCCGGCAAATCTGAGCTCCATATTGTTTCACTTCCAAACGCGATCACTTGCCTACGAGCAAACCAATTCCCTGCTGCAGACCCGCATGCACATGATGATG CACTGGCAGGACAATCGCCTTGGCTGGAATCCCCAGGAATTCGGTGGTCTAAAGTCCTTCGAACATCGTGATCTGCGCATATGGACACCGCACTTGAACGTGCTCAACGGTGCCCTGCAGTCCATGGGTGAGGTCCTGCGATCCTACGAGCTGAGGATCTTCGCCAACGGCAGCATCACCCTGTACGCCAACAACCTGCAGCTGACCAGTTGGTGTGTGGACAGTGCCCGAAACTGGCCAAACGAGCGGGTTACCTGCGACATCGAACTGGGCCTGATCACCCAGGAGGGGCAGGAGAACTTGGCGCTAATCTACGATGCCAAACGCAGGCCTATTGCGCCCAATGAGCACGTGAACATGCCGTCTGGCTGGTCATTCTCCGAGGTGTCCGTGGTCCAGGTGGACAGCGATTCGGCGAGGCGGTACAACCCCAAAGGAGTGCTGCAGAAAATGGCGGGGGATGTGGCCATCGAGTTTACACTGCAGAGGAACCGCAGCTTCTACATGGTCGTCTTCTATTTGCCACTGATtg CCTGCCAGATGTTCTTGATAATGTCCTTTGTGCTCCGTTCTACTCGCAGAAGTGCCCTCATTCTTATCGCATTGCTGATAACTGCCTGGGGATTAATGTATATGACGCGCCATGCCTCCCCGCATTATGTGCCGCCCCTAA tgACTGCATATAAAGCTGTAATGATGGTCACCACCTATTGCTACATTCTGCACATTTGCATTATATGGCTGGAATTGTACCCACCGAGGTCAAAGGCACCCGACTTTTTGGTGGCCCTAATAAACTCCAATGCGCTGCGCTGCATTCTGGGCCTGCGATTTGCGGAT TCCAACGACTATTGCGACATTCAGGAAAATCCCTGGCGTCATCTGGCCAAAATCCTAAACAACCTGAGCTCCCTTTTAGTCATCTTTACCTTCGCCCTCGTGGATGTTACAAGTGGTGTTtga
- the gom gene encoding axoneme-associated protein mst101(1) — protein sequence MSRFLVTAKERLQRGFRFGQMLIHNTGPQQMAAKKPPAPPKVVKATAAPPPKSSKPPKCPGGDKDMKRKPGFFASGGQHATLNDCPKPEGDFMKAWSAKNGRYNLILLSGVLAAGGTVGFALSSGILCLNWTIPEYPYTEDEMEEFEIEEQRRREEKEAREERHQDAVEARELGVRRRRAKEAMEREVDLMQRDMDGGITDAELDELQRLAAEREAFELWEKDELKRLDEQQKEREKIRKEKAKIQAERDKEREKKRKEKEAQLEKEEAEREKAREKARKEREKAEKEKQKEKEKAEKEAEKARKAAG from the exons ATGTCCCGATTTTTAGTAACGGCCAAAGAGCGGCTCCAAAGGGGAT TTCGCTTTGGCCAGATGTTGATTCACAACACTGGCCCACAACAAATGGCTGCAAAGAAGCCGCCAGCGCCACCCAAAGTGGTCAAGGCCACTGCGGCGCCGCCTCCGAAATCCTCCAAGCCGCCCAAGTGTCCCGGGGGCGATAAGGATATGAAGCGGAAGCCGGGCTTCTTTGCCAGTGGCGGTCAGCACGCGACGCTCAATGATTGCCCAAAGCCGGAGGGCGACTTCATGAAGGCCTGGTCGGCCAAGAACGGCCGCTACAATCTCATCCTGCTGTCCGGCGTTCTGGCAGCTGGGGGAACCGTGGGTTTTGCTCTTTCTTCAG GTATCCTATGTCTAAATTGGACCATTCCCGAGTATCCCTACACCGAGGACGAGATGGAGGAGTTCGAGATCGAGGAGCAACGTCGGCGGGAGGAGAAGGAGGCGCGCGAGGAGCGCCACCAGGACGCGGTGGAGGCCAGGGAGCTGGGCGTGCGGCGCCGCAGGGCCAAGGAGGCGATGGAAAGAGAGGTGGACCTGATGCAGCGCGACATGGACGGTGGCATCACCGACGCCGAGTTGGATGAGCTGCAGCGCCTGGCCGCCGAGCGCGAGGCCTTCGAGCTGTGGGAAAAGGACGAACTGAAGCGGCTCGATGAGCAGCAAAAGGAGCGCGAGAAGATCCGCAAGGAGAAGGCCAAGATTCAGGCCGAGAGGGACAAGGAGCGCGAAAAGAAGCGGAAGGAGAAGGAGGCGCAGCTCGAGAAGGAGGAGGCCGAGCGCGAGAAGGCTCGCGAAAAGGCGCGCAAGGAGCGCGAGAAGGCCGAAAAGGAGAAGcaaaaggagaaggagaaggccGAGAAGGAGGCCGAAAAGGCCAGGAAGGCGGCCGGATAA
- the Paip1 gene encoding polyadenylate-binding protein-interacting protein 1 isoform X2, which produces MSCRAPFQPDDQYEQLRRPNAGGAGGVAMPGLEQQAHLFGDYAGAQGYGQVGGGYQQQQQLPVQAQTLSDLSKLSAAATIFIPRAAAPPQQQQSRHQQYQQAGGSGGSGGAGAPYGQQQQQRYVNGYKHHHQQQHHQQPHYNHHHNHQQKFNNDMQKLTNSVQNRLHLNSQQGSAGNYYQQQQQQQVHPQNTHHHHQQQQHHQQQHQPHNQHAKFQRHTHLNNSFQQIAQQTQPHHQQAHHQQQQHNHQQQQYFQNQNQQQQPSTSSAAASSSSSNSSQPDMATIALEYLDTVIHCLNQNPGQFDTIASRFLTIFDGMENNQFVLSIAMEDIFEKSIEQPNFRYMGAKLYNLLHMLNPKPDSLFHTLLKCKLDYHQEEVTKYMRSNEQQKVRETALFLAELYMQLRGDDDSRIQLIAVNIVYSLSKLLASESNENVRCLCQTLKLAGYDLSADCPKDMLEIITALQAIELKSPGKYAMAASVIALQQNNWGRKVSNALGGDEDTVAEPPRLSDEPVFYGPDGRELTAEETDFLATEDGEGSDADDFDGDGGELEMDAEMDEETERAYKEFCKQGKQKT; this is translated from the exons ATGTCATGCCGCGCCCCCTTCCAGCCCGACGACCAGTATGAGCAGCTGCGCCGGCCAAATGCCGGAGGAGCCGGCGGAGTGGCCATGCCGGGCCTGGAGCAGCAGGCCCACCTATTTGGGGATTATGCCGGTGCCCAGGGCTACGGCCAGGTGGGTGGTggctaccagcagcagcagcagctgccggTGCAGGCGCAAACTTTGTCTGATTTGTCCAAGCTGTCGGCCGCCGCCACCATCTTCATCCCGCGGGCGGCTGctccgccgcagcagcagcagtcgcgCCATCAGCAGTACCAGCAGGCTGGTGGATCGGGTGGCTCCGGAGGAGCTGGAGCTCCCTacgggcagcagcagcagcagcggtaTGTGAACGGCTACAAGCAccaccatcagcagcagcaccaccagcagccgCACTACAACCATCACCACAACCATCAGCAGAAGTTCAACAACGATATGCAGAAGCTAACGAATTCCGTGCAGAATCGGCTGCACTTGAACAGCCAGCAGGGCTCGGCTGGCAACTactatcagcagcagcagcagcagcaggtacACCCACAGAACacacaccaccaccaccaacaacaacaacaccaccagcagcagcatcagccaCACAACCAACACGCCAAGTTCCAACGGCATACCCACTTGAATAACTCATTCCAACAAATCGCACAGCAGACACAGCCGCACCACCAGCAGgcgcaccaccagcagcagcagcacaaccaccagcagcagcagtattTCCAGAATCagaaccaacagcagcagccatCCACTTCGTCCGCGGCggcctcctcgtcgtcctcgAACTCTTCGCAGCCGGACATGGCCACCATTGCACTGGAGTATCTCGATACAGTCATACATTGCCTTAACCAG AATCCGGGCCAATTTGATACGATTGCATCACGCTTCCTGACCATTTTCGACGGCATGGAGAACAACCAGTTCGTGCTCTCCATCGCCATGGAGGACATTTTCGAGAAGTCGATCGAGCAGCCGAACTTCCGGTACATGGGCGCCAAGCTGTACAACCTGCTGCACATGCTCAACCCGAAGCCGGACTCGCTGTTCCACACGCTGCTCAAGTGCAAGCTGGACTACCACCAGGAGGAGGTGACCAAGTATATGCGCTCGAATGAGCAGCAGAAGGTCCGCGAGACGGCGCTCTTCCTGGCCGAGCTCTACATGCAGTTGCGCGGCGACGACGATTCGCGCATCCAGTTGATCGCCGTGAATATCGTTTATTCGCTGAGCAAGCTGCTGGCCAGCGAGAGCAACGAGAACGTGCGCTGCCTGTGCCAGACCCTCAAGCTGGCCGGCTACGATCTGTCGGCCGACTGCCCCAAGGACATGCTGGAGATCATCACGGCCCTGCAGGCGATCGAGCTGAAGTCGCCGGGCAAGTACGCCATGGCGGCCAGTGTGATTGCCCTGCAGCAGAACAACTGGGGCCGCAAGGTGTCGAACGCTTTGGGCGGCGATGAGGATACTGTGGCCGAACCGCCGCGGCTGAGCGATGAGCCAGTGTTCTACGGGCCCGATGGCCGCGAACTGACCGCCGAGGAGACCGACTTCCTGGCCACCGAGGACGGCGAGGGCAGCGATGCCGACGACTTCGATGGCGATGGCGGCGAGCTGGAAATGGACGCCGAGATGGACGAGGAGACCGAGCGCGCCTACAAGGAGTTCTGCAAGCAGGGCAAGCAGAAGACCTAG
- the Paip1 gene encoding polyadenylate-binding protein-interacting protein 1 isoform X1 → MSATLTELASPTLADVTTLDFKGEFFESNAAANAMSCRAPFQPDDQYEQLRRPNAGGAGGVAMPGLEQQAHLFGDYAGAQGYGQVGGGYQQQQQLPVQAQTLSDLSKLSAAATIFIPRAAAPPQQQQSRHQQYQQAGGSGGSGGAGAPYGQQQQQRYVNGYKHHHQQQHHQQPHYNHHHNHQQKFNNDMQKLTNSVQNRLHLNSQQGSAGNYYQQQQQQQVHPQNTHHHHQQQQHHQQQHQPHNQHAKFQRHTHLNNSFQQIAQQTQPHHQQAHHQQQQHNHQQQQYFQNQNQQQQPSTSSAAASSSSSNSSQPDMATIALEYLDTVIHCLNQNPGQFDTIASRFLTIFDGMENNQFVLSIAMEDIFEKSIEQPNFRYMGAKLYNLLHMLNPKPDSLFHTLLKCKLDYHQEEVTKYMRSNEQQKVRETALFLAELYMQLRGDDDSRIQLIAVNIVYSLSKLLASESNENVRCLCQTLKLAGYDLSADCPKDMLEIITALQAIELKSPGKYAMAASVIALQQNNWGRKVSNALGGDEDTVAEPPRLSDEPVFYGPDGRELTAEETDFLATEDGEGSDADDFDGDGGELEMDAEMDEETERAYKEFCKQGKQKT, encoded by the exons atgtcCGCGACCCTGACGGAATTGGCGTCCCCGACGCTCGCAGACGTAACCACGCTGGATTTCAAAGGCGAAT TTTTCGAGTCCAACGCCGCCGCCAACGCAATGTCATGCCGCGCCCCCTTCCAGCCCGACGACCAGTATGAGCAGCTGCGCCGGCCAAATGCCGGAGGAGCCGGCGGAGTGGCCATGCCGGGCCTGGAGCAGCAGGCCCACCTATTTGGGGATTATGCCGGTGCCCAGGGCTACGGCCAGGTGGGTGGTggctaccagcagcagcagcagctgccggTGCAGGCGCAAACTTTGTCTGATTTGTCCAAGCTGTCGGCCGCCGCCACCATCTTCATCCCGCGGGCGGCTGctccgccgcagcagcagcagtcgcgCCATCAGCAGTACCAGCAGGCTGGTGGATCGGGTGGCTCCGGAGGAGCTGGAGCTCCCTacgggcagcagcagcagcagcggtaTGTGAACGGCTACAAGCAccaccatcagcagcagcaccaccagcagccgCACTACAACCATCACCACAACCATCAGCAGAAGTTCAACAACGATATGCAGAAGCTAACGAATTCCGTGCAGAATCGGCTGCACTTGAACAGCCAGCAGGGCTCGGCTGGCAACTactatcagcagcagcagcagcagcaggtacACCCACAGAACacacaccaccaccaccaacaacaacaacaccaccagcagcagcatcagccaCACAACCAACACGCCAAGTTCCAACGGCATACCCACTTGAATAACTCATTCCAACAAATCGCACAGCAGACACAGCCGCACCACCAGCAGgcgcaccaccagcagcagcagcacaaccaccagcagcagcagtattTCCAGAATCagaaccaacagcagcagccatCCACTTCGTCCGCGGCggcctcctcgtcgtcctcgAACTCTTCGCAGCCGGACATGGCCACCATTGCACTGGAGTATCTCGATACAGTCATACATTGCCTTAACCAG AATCCGGGCCAATTTGATACGATTGCATCACGCTTCCTGACCATTTTCGACGGCATGGAGAACAACCAGTTCGTGCTCTCCATCGCCATGGAGGACATTTTCGAGAAGTCGATCGAGCAGCCGAACTTCCGGTACATGGGCGCCAAGCTGTACAACCTGCTGCACATGCTCAACCCGAAGCCGGACTCGCTGTTCCACACGCTGCTCAAGTGCAAGCTGGACTACCACCAGGAGGAGGTGACCAAGTATATGCGCTCGAATGAGCAGCAGAAGGTCCGCGAGACGGCGCTCTTCCTGGCCGAGCTCTACATGCAGTTGCGCGGCGACGACGATTCGCGCATCCAGTTGATCGCCGTGAATATCGTTTATTCGCTGAGCAAGCTGCTGGCCAGCGAGAGCAACGAGAACGTGCGCTGCCTGTGCCAGACCCTCAAGCTGGCCGGCTACGATCTGTCGGCCGACTGCCCCAAGGACATGCTGGAGATCATCACGGCCCTGCAGGCGATCGAGCTGAAGTCGCCGGGCAAGTACGCCATGGCGGCCAGTGTGATTGCCCTGCAGCAGAACAACTGGGGCCGCAAGGTGTCGAACGCTTTGGGCGGCGATGAGGATACTGTGGCCGAACCGCCGCGGCTGAGCGATGAGCCAGTGTTCTACGGGCCCGATGGCCGCGAACTGACCGCCGAGGAGACCGACTTCCTGGCCACCGAGGACGGCGAGGGCAGCGATGCCGACGACTTCGATGGCGATGGCGGCGAGCTGGAAATGGACGCCGAGATGGACGAGGAGACCGAGCGCGCCTACAAGGAGTTCTGCAAGCAGGGCAAGCAGAAGACCTAG
- the LOC108058973 gene encoding cuticle protein 16.5 — SHQILTTLLAAANAAPGLLDYGHSAPDYSYAHAAPAITYAAAAPVIKSYAAPAITYAAPAPVIKSYAAPAISYAHAAPAISYAAPTVVKSYAAPVAVKVAAPATSYSHFSSVVSHATPIVKSYAAPAIAYAAPAPVIKSYAAPAISYAHAAPAISYAAPTVVKSYAAPAISYAAPTLLKSYAAPAISLGGYDGHGYGYH, encoded by the exons TCTCACCAGATCCTCACCACTTTGCTGGCTGCCGCCAATGCTGCTCCTGGACTCCTTGACTATGGACATTCGGCACCGGACTACAGCTACGCACATGCTGCTCCCGCCATCACCTATGCGGCTGCAGCTCCAGTGATCAAGTCGTATGCCGCTCCCGCCATCACCTATGCTGCTCCGGCTCCAGTGATCAAGTCCTACGCTGCTCCGGCCATCAGTTATGCCCATGCTGCTCCGGCCATCAGCTACGCCGCTCCCACGGTGGTCAAGTCCTATGCTGCTCCTGTGGCGGTGAAGGTGGCTGCTCCGGCCACCAGCTACTCGCACTTCAGCTCG GTTGTTTCCCATGCCACGCCCATTGTCAAGTCGTACGCCGCTCCGGCCATCGCCTATGCCGCTCCAGCTCCCGTGATCAAATCCTACGCAGCTCCGGCCATCAGCTATGCCCATGCTGCTCCCGCCATCAGCTACGCTGCTCCCACGGTGGTCAAGTCCTACGCGGCTCCAGCCATCAGCTACGCAGCTCCTACTCTTCTGAAGTCCTACGCTGCTCCGGCCATCTCCTTGGGCGGCTACGATGGTCACGGCTACGGCTACCACTAA
- the Paip1 gene encoding polyadenylate-binding protein-interacting protein 1 isoform X4 codes for MSATLTELASPTLADVTTLDFKGEFFESNAAANAMSCRAPFQPDDQYEQLRRPNAGGAGGVAMPGLEQQAHLFGDYAGAQGYGQVGGGYQQQQQLPVQAQTLSDLSKLSAAATIFIPRAAAPPQQQQSRHQQYQQAGGSGGSGGAGAPYGQQQQQRYVNGYKHHHQQQHHQQPHYNHHHNHQQKFNNDMQKLTNSVQNRLHLNSQQGSAGNYYQQQQQQQTQPHHQQAHHQQQQHNHQQQQYFQNQNQQQQPSTSSAAASSSSSNSSQPDMATIALEYLDTVIHCLNQNPGQFDTIASRFLTIFDGMENNQFVLSIAMEDIFEKSIEQPNFRYMGAKLYNLLHMLNPKPDSLFHTLLKCKLDYHQEEVTKYMRSNEQQKVRETALFLAELYMQLRGDDDSRIQLIAVNIVYSLSKLLASESNENVRCLCQTLKLAGYDLSADCPKDMLEIITALQAIELKSPGKYAMAASVIALQQNNWGRKVSNALGGDEDTVAEPPRLSDEPVFYGPDGRELTAEETDFLATEDGEGSDADDFDGDGGELEMDAEMDEETERAYKEFCKQGKQKT; via the exons atgtcCGCGACCCTGACGGAATTGGCGTCCCCGACGCTCGCAGACGTAACCACGCTGGATTTCAAAGGCGAAT TTTTCGAGTCCAACGCCGCCGCCAACGCAATGTCATGCCGCGCCCCCTTCCAGCCCGACGACCAGTATGAGCAGCTGCGCCGGCCAAATGCCGGAGGAGCCGGCGGAGTGGCCATGCCGGGCCTGGAGCAGCAGGCCCACCTATTTGGGGATTATGCCGGTGCCCAGGGCTACGGCCAGGTGGGTGGTggctaccagcagcagcagcagctgccggTGCAGGCGCAAACTTTGTCTGATTTGTCCAAGCTGTCGGCCGCCGCCACCATCTTCATCCCGCGGGCGGCTGctccgccgcagcagcagcagtcgcgCCATCAGCAGTACCAGCAGGCTGGTGGATCGGGTGGCTCCGGAGGAGCTGGAGCTCCCTacgggcagcagcagcagcagcggtaTGTGAACGGCTACAAGCAccaccatcagcagcagcaccaccagcagccgCACTACAACCATCACCACAACCATCAGCAGAAGTTCAACAACGATATGCAGAAGCTAACGAATTCCGTGCAGAATCGGCTGCACTTGAACAGCCAGCAGGGCTCGGCTGGCAACTactatcagcagcagcagcagcagcag ACACAGCCGCACCACCAGCAGgcgcaccaccagcagcagcagcacaaccaccagcagcagcagtattTCCAGAATCagaaccaacagcagcagccatCCACTTCGTCCGCGGCggcctcctcgtcgtcctcgAACTCTTCGCAGCCGGACATGGCCACCATTGCACTGGAGTATCTCGATACAGTCATACATTGCCTTAACCAG AATCCGGGCCAATTTGATACGATTGCATCACGCTTCCTGACCATTTTCGACGGCATGGAGAACAACCAGTTCGTGCTCTCCATCGCCATGGAGGACATTTTCGAGAAGTCGATCGAGCAGCCGAACTTCCGGTACATGGGCGCCAAGCTGTACAACCTGCTGCACATGCTCAACCCGAAGCCGGACTCGCTGTTCCACACGCTGCTCAAGTGCAAGCTGGACTACCACCAGGAGGAGGTGACCAAGTATATGCGCTCGAATGAGCAGCAGAAGGTCCGCGAGACGGCGCTCTTCCTGGCCGAGCTCTACATGCAGTTGCGCGGCGACGACGATTCGCGCATCCAGTTGATCGCCGTGAATATCGTTTATTCGCTGAGCAAGCTGCTGGCCAGCGAGAGCAACGAGAACGTGCGCTGCCTGTGCCAGACCCTCAAGCTGGCCGGCTACGATCTGTCGGCCGACTGCCCCAAGGACATGCTGGAGATCATCACGGCCCTGCAGGCGATCGAGCTGAAGTCGCCGGGCAAGTACGCCATGGCGGCCAGTGTGATTGCCCTGCAGCAGAACAACTGGGGCCGCAAGGTGTCGAACGCTTTGGGCGGCGATGAGGATACTGTGGCCGAACCGCCGCGGCTGAGCGATGAGCCAGTGTTCTACGGGCCCGATGGCCGCGAACTGACCGCCGAGGAGACCGACTTCCTGGCCACCGAGGACGGCGAGGGCAGCGATGCCGACGACTTCGATGGCGATGGCGGCGAGCTGGAAATGGACGCCGAGATGGACGAGGAGACCGAGCGCGCCTACAAGGAGTTCTGCAAGCAGGGCAAGCAGAAGACCTAG